From a region of the Arachis ipaensis cultivar K30076 chromosome B09, Araip1.1, whole genome shotgun sequence genome:
- the LOC110266338 gene encoding uncharacterized protein LOC110266338: MSDNGLVIAESKLPDERFDSTSCKEEEECEDHLGQRSSKVGSSPRGGLEHFTRETAGTERNLLISGHEVMLTSSSSATAAKSSRHGFRVIATLVDCNPHLRYHLAIGHELSASAESISSCSNNGNLKRRGD; encoded by the exons ATGAGTGACAATGGATTGGTTATAGCTGAGAGTAAGCTTCCAGATGAACGGTTTGATTCGACTTCTTGTAAAGAGGAAGAGGAATGTGAGGATCATCTAGGCCAGAGATCATCAAAAGTTGGCTCTTCACCTCGAGGAG gtttggagcATTTCACCAGAGAGACAGCTGGAACTGAGAGGAACCTGCTTATTTCTGGACATGAAGTTATGCTTACTAGTTCTTCCTCCGCCACCGCAGCGAAGAGCTCGAGGCATGGCTTCCGTGTGATTGCGACACTTGTCGACTGCAACCCTCACCTACGCTACCATCTTGCAATCGGTCATGAACTTTCGGCCTCTGCAGAATCAATCTCAAGCTGCAGCAACAATGGCAATTTAAAACGAAGAGGGGATTAG